A region from the Chionomys nivalis chromosome 22, mChiNiv1.1, whole genome shotgun sequence genome encodes:
- the Mrps2 gene encoding 28S ribosomal protein S2, mitochondrial, with product MAPSPAVLTRLLCAGVWRWPGFLQKAAPGPAGLNGRTVTGAQVPIVSEPQDDDDLQSRILDVPLQHSDFFNVKELFSVKSLFEARVHLGHKAGCRHRFMEPYIFGNRLGQDIIDLEQTALNLQLALNFTAHVAYRKGIILFVSRNRQFSYLIEKTAQDCGEYAHTRYFKGGLLTNAHLLFGPTVRLPDLIIFLHTLNNVFEPHVAVRDAAKMNIPTVGIVDTNCNPCLITYPIPGNDDSPQAIQLFCKLFRTTINRAKEKRRQMEALHRLQSSRGSEGSGTSAPDKSHSP from the exons ATGGCGCCTTCTCCGGCCGTGCTGACCCGACTGCTGTGTGCAG GTGTGTGGCGCTGGCCAGGTTTCCTGCAGAAGGCGGCCCCGGGCCCGGCGGGGCTGAATGGTAGGACGGTGACGGGAGCCCAAGTCCCCATTGTCAGCGAGCCCCAGGACGACGACG aTCTCCAGAGCAGGATCCTAGATGTGCCCCTGCAACATTCGGACTTCTTCAATGTCAAGGAGCTGTTTTCTGTGAAGAGCCTCTTCGAGGCCCGAGTACACCTGGGCCATAAAGCCGGCTGCCGGCATAG GTTTATGGAACCATACATCTTTGGGAACCGCCTGGGTCAAGACATCATCGACCTGGAACAGACAGCCTTGAACCtacagctggccttgaacttcaccGCTCACGTGGCCTACCGCAAGGGCATCATCCTGTTTGTGAGCAGGAATCGGCAGTTCTCTTACTTGATCGAGAAGACAGCCCAGGACTGTGGAGAGTACGCCCACACGCGCTACTTCAAGGGTGGTCTGCTGACTAACGCACACCTCCTCTTTGGGCCCACAGTCCGCCTGCCGGACCTCATCATCTTCCTGCACACGCTCAACAATGTCTTTGAGCCCCATGTGGCTGTGAGGGATGCTGCCAAGATGAACATCCCCACGGTGGGCATTGTGGACACCAACTGCAACCCGTGCCTCATCACTTACCCTATCCCTGGCAACGATGACTCGCCCCAAGCTATCCAGCTCTTCTGCAAGCTTTTCCGGACCACCATCAACCGGGCCaaggaaaagaggaggcagaTGGAGGCGCTGCATCGGCTGCagagttccagggggtctgaggGCAGTGGGACATCTGCACCTGATAAAAGCCATTCGCCTTGA